A single genomic interval of Dioscorea cayenensis subsp. rotundata cultivar TDr96_F1 unplaced genomic scaffold, TDr96_F1_v2_PseudoChromosome.rev07_lg8_w22 25.fasta BLBR01001774.1, whole genome shotgun sequence harbors:
- the LOC120256978 gene encoding putative nuclease HARBI1, whose translation MAEDCIGALDGTHIHASVPASEVVAFCERKPYPTQNVLAIVDFNLRFTYVLTGWEGSAHDALVLRDVLERPNGLSVPEGKYYLIDAGYATRPSFISPYRGVRYHLKEFGSRIPTNHKELFNLLHSSARTTIERAFGSLKGCFKIFTSRPFFLFKTQAELVLAACVLHNYIISGGEDILIPSEEEWTPQRAPSESNIREQRKETHEWVPRRERIARDMWANK comes from the exons ATGGCTGAG GACTGCATTGGAGCTTTAGATGGTACCCATATCCATGCTTCCGTTCCTGCATCTGAAGTTGTAGCATTTTGTGAGAGAAAACCATACCCCACACAAAACGTGCTTGCTATAGTTGATTTCAACTTACGTTTTACGTATGTTCTTACTGGATGGGAAGGTTCAGCACACGATGCTTTAGTTTTACGTGATGTACTTGAAAGACCAAATGGGCTATCAGTCCCTGAAG ggAAATATTACTTGATTGATGCTGGGTATGCAACAAGGCCGAGTTTTATTTCTCCCTATAGAGGTGTTAGATACCATCTTAAAGAATTTGGCTCACGGATACCAACAAACCATAAAGAACTGTTTAACCTTCTTCATTCATCGGCTCGTACCACCATTGAACGAGCTTTTGGGTCCCTCAAGGGATGCTTCAAAATATTCACATCAAGACCATTCTTTCTATTCAAAACTCAAGCCGAACTTGTATTAGCTGCATGTGTTttgcataattatattataagtgGAGGAGAAGATATTTTAATACCTTCTGAGGAAGAATGGACACCACAACGGGCACCATCAGAAAGCAACATAAGAGAACAAAGGAAAGAGACCCACGAATGGGTGCCACGTAGAGAACGGATTGCACGTGATATGTGGGCTAACAAGTAG